ACGCATATTCCGGGTGGGCTGGGTGTGCTGGAAGCGGTATTTGTTTCGATGCTTCAGCACAAGATTCCGACAGGCGCCCTGCTCGCCGCGCTGATCGGCTACCGGGCAATCTACTTCCTGCTGCCACTGAGCCTGGCGACCGTGGCGTACTTCGTCATGGAGAAGGTGGCCCGGGACCAGCATGAGGACATCATGCCGGACCAGGACCGTGCGGCAGATTCAGAGGCTGCGCGCGTCGGGGCGCAGAACGAGCGTGCCTAGCGGAGGCAGGCTGAGTGACAGTGACTGGGCTTCCCCATGGCCCACCACGTCCTCTGCAGTAACCTCGGACTGACTTCCAGCGTTGGACCCTGAGTAGCGTTCGGCATCGCTGTTGAGCAACACGGACCACACGCCACCCATCGGGACGCCCACGCGATAGTCATCGCGCGGGACCGGGGTACAGTTGTGTACCACGAGCACCGGCACACCATCCTCCCCAGAACGCAGCCAGGCAAATACGCTGTTGCCGCTGTCATCGCCGATCAACCACTTGAACCCGTCCTCGCGGCCATCCCACTGATGCAGGGCGGGCTCGGTGCGATACAGATTGTTCAGGTCCTTGACCAGCGTTTGTACGCCCTGATGCTCGCCGTAACGCAGCAGATACCAATCCAGCTCGGCGTCATGATTCCACTCGCGCCAAGCGCCGATCTCGCATCCCATGAACAACAGCTTCTTGCCCGGGTGGGTCCACATGAAGCTCAGGTACAGGCGAAGGTTGGCGAACTTCTGCCAGCGATCGCCCGGCATCTTGTCCAGCAGTGAGCGTTTGCCGTGCACCACCTCGTCATGCGAAATGGGCAGTACGAACTGTTCCGAGAACGCATACTGCAGGCCGAAGGTCACCAGATTGTGGTGATAGCGTCGATTGACCGGATCTTCGGCGATGTACTTGAGACTGTCGTGCATCCAGCCCATGTTCCACTTGTAGGAAAACCCGAGCCCGCCCTCGCGGGTGGGCTGGCTCACACCCGGCCAAGCCGTGGACTCTTCGGCAATCACCAGCGCGCCCGGCGCTTCGATGGCGACCACATCGTTGAGATGACGCAGGAAGTCGATGGCCTCCAGGTTTTCCCGGCCGCCGAAGCGATTGGGGATCCACTCATCGTGTTTGCGCGAATAATCCCGGTACAGCATCGACGCGACGGCGTCCACGCGCAGGCCGTCCACGTGGAAATGCCTCAACCAGTGCAGCCCCGAAGCGAGCATGTAACCATGCACTTCGGTACGCCCGAGATTGTAGATGTACGTGTCCCAATCCTGGTGGAACCCCTCGAACGGATGCTCGTATTCGAACAGCGCGGTGCCGTCGAAGCGGGCCAGACCATGTTCATCGGTAGGAAAGTGCGCAGGTACCCAGTCGAGGATGACGCCAATTTCGGCGCGGTGACAGGCATCGATGAACGCCGCAAAATCCTGCGGACTGCCGTATCGCGCGCTGGGAGCAAACTGGGACAGCAACTGGTAGCCCCAGGACCCCCCGAATGGATGCTCCATGATCGGCATCAGCTCGATGTGGGTAAAGCCCAGGTCCTTGATGTAAGGAATCAGGCGCTCGCCGAGCTCGTGCCAGCTCAGGGTACGCCCTTCGGCGCCACCGTCCTTCTGCCAGGAGCCGACGTGCAGTTCGTAGATCGACAGCGGTGCGTTGTGGGCGTGGCGCTGCTCGCGCTTGTCCATCCACTCCTGGTCAGACCAGGCGTAATTCAACGGGTCGGCGACGACCGAGCCGGTCTCAGGCGGGGCCTGGGTGCGCAGCGCGAACGGATCGGCACGCAACGGCAGGATGCCGTGCTGGCCGAGAATCTCGTATTTGTACACTTCGCCAGCTTGCAGGCGCGGGATGAACAGCTCCCAGACACCGGCGGGATGTCTCAGGCGCATGGGATGACGGCGTCCGTCCCAGCCGTTGAAACTGCCGACGACGGATACGCGCCGCGCGTTCGGCGCCCACACGGCAAACCGCACACCAGGCACGCCGTCGACAGTCATCAGCTGTGCGCCGAGACATTGACCCAGTTCTCGATGATTACCCTCTGCGAACAGATACAGGTCCATTTCGCCCAGCAACATCCCGAAGCTGTAGGGGTCTTCGGTTTCCTGTACGCCGCTGGCCCAGCGAATCCGGAAGCGGTATTTCTGCTTTACCGGTAGATACGCCACGAACAGGCCGGGGATCTGCGGCTGGTCCATCTCGCCGAGGCTTTCACCAGTCTCGGCGCTGATGAGCTCTACCCGCAGCGCGTTGGGTTGGTAGGTGCGGATGATCAGCCCTTCGCCGTCCCCATGGGGCCCGAGGACTGAGTAGGGATCGGTATGCTCGGCGCGCACAAGCGCCTGCGCATCCACTGCTGCGATACGCAGCCTGTCGTGTTCGATAGTCTGGCCAGCCGTCATTGCAAGGTCCCCTCAAGCAGTTGCTCGGCCAACTCCGCCAGCCCACGCAGCGGAACGCTGAGCCAGGTCGGGCGGTGTTCGGCCTCGTAGAGTATTTCGTATGCCGCCTTCTCGAGACTGAACAACATCAATGCTGCCTGTTCACCCTCGTCGGACTGCCATTGATGCGGTACGTTTGCGGCCTGCTTGTATGCGTCCATGAAGGCACGGGTTGCACCTTCGCGGTAGGCATGCACGGTCTGCATGCGGATGGTATCGGCTTCCTGAGTGGTATCCGTGCTCTGCGCATTGCGCAGGCCCATTGCCACAGCGTAGTCGAAAGAGCGCAATACGCCGGTGACATCCTTGAAGGGACTGTGCAGCGCCCGCCGCTCGTCCAACGGTCGGGAAGGTTCGCCTTCGAAGTCGATGAGATAGGCATCGCCCTGCACTACCAGCACCTGACCGAGGTGCAGGTCACCGTGAACGCGGATTCGCAGACCGCCGATCACCTTGCGTGCAAGCCCGTCGAGTGCACCGAGCAGCGCGTCACGTCGATCCAGCAACACCTTGGCCAGCTCAGCGGTGTCTTCATCGAACTCGCTGTCCGGCTTTGCCAGCGCATCCAGGGCCTGCCCGACCTGCGCGCGAATACTCTCGCTCCACGCGCTGGCCTGCTGCTCGTCGGTCTGCTGCGGCGCGAAGTCGGCGTTGCTCGTGTCACTGGCCAGTACCGTGTGCATCTCGCCCAGGCGCATCCCCAGTTGCGTGGAGAAGTCCTCGAGTTCGGATAGCGCGGTGAACTGGTTTTCAAGCTGAGACATGCCGCCCGCCAGCTGGTCGCGGATGGCACGCTCCAGCGTCGACTGCGTCCACTCCCAGGCGTCCCCCTGATTGTTGACGAAGCGCTGCAGCACCATCAAGGCATGCGGTTCGCCGTCTTCGGCCACACGGGTCATCTGACCGAGCATCTGTGCACAGAAGGCGAAGCCGTGCTCGGTGAGAAAGCTGCTCATCTCCAGCTCCGGATGGATTCCCGGACGCACATGGCGGATGAGTTTGAGTACCATGCTGCCGCCGACGATGACCGAGCTGTTCGACTGTTCTGCGGACAGATAGGTAATGTCCGGCTCATCACTCAATTCGATATCGGCCAGCCCGGAGAAGGCGCGGAACTGCAGCGTCCCGGACGGACCTGACAGATCCTTGTCACCCTGCATGTGGCGGACGACATTGCGTACGAAACTTTCCACCGCGAAGGCGTCGGTCAAAAAGCCAACCCGCGGTCCCCGACGCACGCGCGCCATGGCCAGCTGTTCGGACAGCACGCTGGCATTGTCTTCCTCGACCAGCCCGAACGGCAGCTGGTACAGCGCGGTGCCGGCCGGGGTCTGAACCTCGACCTCGCCCAGCAGACACTGATGCGAATCGTCGTCGAAGGGAATGCCGTAGAGCACCCGTGCCTTGGCCTGGTCGTGCCCGCCGAACCAGCGACGTTTGGGCAACCACGCAGCGAGGGTCTCGCGCTGCAGCACCTTGCTGCACTCGCCATCGAGGATCTCGGCAAGGCGGCGCTTGATGACTAGCGTGGCCATCTCGGGCATCCGCTGGGGCGGCTCCAGGTGCCAGCTGGGCATCCGCTCTTCCTCGGCCAGATAGAACCAGTAGAAGCCATAGGGAGGCAGCGTCAGCAGGTAGCTCAACGAGCCAATGGGCGGAAAGGCGCTGCCGCCGACCATTTCCACGGGTACCTTGCCGACGTAGTTGGACATGTCGAGCTCCACCGCCTGCGCCGCGCGTGACACGTTGGCAACGCAGAGGATGCTGTCGGTCCGGCCGTCCTCATCGGTGAATTCACGTACATAGGCAAGTATGCGCCGGTTGGCCGGCGCCAGCATTTTCAGCGTGCCGCGACCAAACGCCTTGAACTGCTTGCGCACCGTCAGCATGCGACGCGTCCAGTTCAGCAGCGAATGCGGGTCCTTCTCGGCCGCTTCGACGTTGATGGTCTGATAGCCGTAGAGCGGGTCCTGGATCGGCGGCAATACCAGGCTGGCCGGGTCGGCGCGCGAGAAGCCGCCGTTGCGATCCTGCGACCATTGCATCGGCGTGCGCACGCCATCGCGGTCACCCAGGAATATGTTGTCGCCCATGCCCAGCTCGTCGCCGTAGTACAGCGTCGGCGTGCCGGGCATCGACAGCAGCAGACTGTTGAGCAGCTCGATGCGTCGGCGGTCACGCTCTACCAGAGGCGCCAGACGCCGACGAATGCCCAGATTGATGCGCGCGCGGCGGTCGGATGCGTAGTAATTCCACAGATAATCGCGTTCCTTGTCGGTCACCATTTCGAGCGTCAGCTCGTCGTGGTTGCGCAGGAAGATGGCCCACTGACAGTTGGCAGGAATTTCCGGCGTCTGCCGCAGGATATCGGTGATCGGAAAGCGGTCTTCCTGGGCGATGGCCATGTACATGCGCGGCATCAGCGGAAAGTGAAAGGCCATGTGGCATTCGTTGCCCAGACCATTCTCGTCCCCGCCGAAATACAGCTGCGTGTCTTCGGGCCACTGGTTGGCTTCGGCCAGCAACATGCGGTCCGGGTAGACCCGGTCGAGCTCCGCACGAATGGCCTTGAGCACGTCGTGGGTCTCGGGGAGGTTCTCGTTGTTGGTGCCTTCGCGTTCGATAAGATACGGAATCGCATCCAGCCGCAGGCCATCGATACCCAGATCAAGCCAGAAGCGCATGACCGACAGTACTTCTTTCATGACCTGCGGATTGTCGAAGTTCAGATCCGGCTGATGCGAATAGAAACGGTGCCAGTAGTACTGGCCGGCAACCGGGTCCCAGGTCCAGTTGGACTTCTCGGTATCCAGGAAGATGATCCGCGTGCCGCTGTAGGCCTCGTCGCTGTCCGACCAGACGTAGAAGTTGCGTGCTGCCGAACCGGGCTTGGCGCGCCGGGCGCGCTGGAACCAAGGATGCTGATCCGAGGTATGGTTGATGACCAGTTCGCAGATCACCCGCAGACCGCGCTTGTGCGCCTCGGCAATGAAGCGCTTGGCGTCGGCCATCTTGCCGTAATCCGGGTGCACGTTGCGGTAATCGGCAATGTCGTAACCGTCGTCGCGTCGGGGGGACGGGAAGAATGGCAGCAGCCAGATGGTGTTCACGCCGAGCCCGGCAATGTAGTCGAGCTTCTGGATAAGACCGGCGAAATCGCCGATGCCATCGTTGTTCGAGTCGAAGAACGATTTGACGTGCACCTGATAGATGACCGCATCCTTGTACCACAGCGGATCATCGATGAACGCCGCGCTCCTGCTCTTTTTAGTCTTCGCCATATTGAAGTGCCTCAGCCGCTCAAGCGGCAATTATTGGGTGCGAATGCGCCAGATACCGAACGGCAGATTCCAGGGCTCAATGCGCATGAACTGGGTCTTTCCGTACCACGTCCAGGTGTGGCCGGTCATCAGGTCTTCGCCCTGGGTGGCAGCATCATCGGGCAGACCAAGCTCCCAGAGCGGCAGATCGAAATGCGCTTCCTGGGCGTTCCATGGGTCCAGACTGATGGCCACGAGAATGAAATTCTGCAAATCGTCGGTGCGCTTGCCGAAATAGAAGATGTTGTCGTTCCAGGCGGTGTACGCCTTGAAGCCCAGATGCGTCTGCAGCGCAGGATTCTGCCGGCGGATGCGGTTGAGCTGGGTGATTTCCGCCACGATGTTCCCGGGCGCGTAATAGTCCCGAGGGCGGATCTCGTACTTCTCCGAGTCCAGGTACTCTTCCTTGCCTGGCACGGGCGCTGCCTCGCAGATCTCGAAACCTGAATACATGCCCCAGGACCCGGCGCCCATGGTCGCCAGCGCCGCGCGGATGAGAAACCCG
Above is a window of Halopseudomonas nanhaiensis DNA encoding:
- the glgB gene encoding 1,4-alpha-glucan branching protein GlgB, giving the protein MTAGQTIEHDRLRIAAVDAQALVRAEHTDPYSVLGPHGDGEGLIIRTYQPNALRVELISAETGESLGEMDQPQIPGLFVAYLPVKQKYRFRIRWASGVQETEDPYSFGMLLGEMDLYLFAEGNHRELGQCLGAQLMTVDGVPGVRFAVWAPNARRVSVVGSFNGWDGRRHPMRLRHPAGVWELFIPRLQAGEVYKYEILGQHGILPLRADPFALRTQAPPETGSVVADPLNYAWSDQEWMDKREQRHAHNAPLSIYELHVGSWQKDGGAEGRTLSWHELGERLIPYIKDLGFTHIELMPIMEHPFGGSWGYQLLSQFAPSARYGSPQDFAAFIDACHRAEIGVILDWVPAHFPTDEHGLARFDGTALFEYEHPFEGFHQDWDTYIYNLGRTEVHGYMLASGLHWLRHFHVDGLRVDAVASMLYRDYSRKHDEWIPNRFGGRENLEAIDFLRHLNDVVAIEAPGALVIAEESTAWPGVSQPTREGGLGFSYKWNMGWMHDSLKYIAEDPVNRRYHHNLVTFGLQYAFSEQFVLPISHDEVVHGKRSLLDKMPGDRWQKFANLRLYLSFMWTHPGKKLLFMGCEIGAWREWNHDAELDWYLLRYGEHQGVQTLVKDLNNLYRTEPALHQWDGREDGFKWLIGDDSGNSVFAWLRSGEDGVPVLVVHNCTPVPRDDYRVGVPMGGVWSVLLNSDAERYSGSNAGSQSEVTAEDVVGHGEAQSLSLSLPPLGTLVLRPDARSL
- the treS gene encoding maltose alpha-D-glucosyltransferase; the encoded protein is MAKTKKSRSAAFIDDPLWYKDAVIYQVHVKSFFDSNNDGIGDFAGLIQKLDYIAGLGVNTIWLLPFFPSPRRDDGYDIADYRNVHPDYGKMADAKRFIAEAHKRGLRVICELVINHTSDQHPWFQRARRAKPGSAARNFYVWSDSDEAYSGTRIIFLDTEKSNWTWDPVAGQYYWHRFYSHQPDLNFDNPQVMKEVLSVMRFWLDLGIDGLRLDAIPYLIEREGTNNENLPETHDVLKAIRAELDRVYPDRMLLAEANQWPEDTQLYFGGDENGLGNECHMAFHFPLMPRMYMAIAQEDRFPITDILRQTPEIPANCQWAIFLRNHDELTLEMVTDKERDYLWNYYASDRRARINLGIRRRLAPLVERDRRRIELLNSLLLSMPGTPTLYYGDELGMGDNIFLGDRDGVRTPMQWSQDRNGGFSRADPASLVLPPIQDPLYGYQTINVEAAEKDPHSLLNWTRRMLTVRKQFKAFGRGTLKMLAPANRRILAYVREFTDEDGRTDSILCVANVSRAAQAVELDMSNYVGKVPVEMVGGSAFPPIGSLSYLLTLPPYGFYWFYLAEEERMPSWHLEPPQRMPEMATLVIKRRLAEILDGECSKVLQRETLAAWLPKRRWFGGHDQAKARVLYGIPFDDDSHQCLLGEVEVQTPAGTALYQLPFGLVEEDNASVLSEQLAMARVRRGPRVGFLTDAFAVESFVRNVVRHMQGDKDLSGPSGTLQFRAFSGLADIELSDEPDITYLSAEQSNSSVIVGGSMVLKLIRHVRPGIHPELEMSSFLTEHGFAFCAQMLGQMTRVAEDGEPHALMVLQRFVNNQGDAWEWTQSTLERAIRDQLAGGMSQLENQFTALSELEDFSTQLGMRLGEMHTVLASDTSNADFAPQQTDEQQASAWSESIRAQVGQALDALAKPDSEFDEDTAELAKVLLDRRDALLGALDGLARKVIGGLRIRVHGDLHLGQVLVVQGDAYLIDFEGEPSRPLDERRALHSPFKDVTGVLRSFDYAVAMGLRNAQSTDTTQEADTIRMQTVHAYREGATRAFMDAYKQAANVPHQWQSDEGEQAALMLFSLEKAAYEILYEAEHRPTWLSVPLRGLAELAEQLLEGTLQ